A stretch of the uncultured Desulfobacter sp. genome encodes the following:
- a CDS encoding ABC transporter substrate-binding protein, whose product MAEKPAIKIGYLKITDHFILGVTARKLQQSMETFQHCTLEPVVKNGWNEVADALSVKSLDGALVLAPTAMDLFKSGVDLKLLLLAHKSGSVLVKNKRANINSVEDFAGKTVLIPYQLSIHNMLFHKLLSEKGLKPGRATEKGIDVTLEVVAPFQMPEALEYDEDGEIGGFIVAEPFGSQVIAAGHGEEFELSKNLWDKHPCCVFVMRTEIIEKNPEAIQEICTSFVRSGLAIDAQPEPASIIGADFFSQDKDIIRRVLTDPPDRILTGELYPQKEDLDKIQKYMMDEMNIMTSLIDLDKFVDTRFADIAGAK is encoded by the coding sequence ATGGCGGAAAAACCCGCGATAAAGATCGGATATCTTAAAATCACAGATCATTTCATTCTCGGTGTAACGGCTCGAAAATTACAACAAAGTATGGAAACCTTTCAGCACTGCACACTGGAGCCTGTGGTGAAAAACGGGTGGAATGAGGTGGCTGATGCGCTGTCCGTGAAATCTTTGGACGGTGCTTTGGTTTTGGCACCGACAGCTATGGATCTGTTTAAGTCCGGTGTTGATCTCAAGTTGCTGTTACTGGCCCATAAATCCGGCAGTGTTTTAGTTAAAAATAAAAGAGCCAATATTAATTCAGTTGAGGATTTCGCGGGTAAGACTGTATTGATTCCGTATCAGCTTTCCATTCACAATATGTTGTTTCATAAGCTGTTATCCGAGAAAGGGTTGAAACCCGGGCGGGCTACCGAAAAGGGAATAGATGTCACCCTTGAGGTGGTTGCTCCCTTCCAGATGCCCGAAGCCCTTGAGTATGACGAAGACGGCGAAATCGGTGGGTTTATCGTGGCTGAACCATTTGGCTCCCAGGTTATAGCCGCTGGGCATGGTGAAGAATTTGAACTGTCAAAAAATCTGTGGGACAAACATCCCTGCTGTGTATTTGTCATGCGAACCGAGATTATTGAAAAGAATCCCGAAGCCATTCAGGAGATTTGCACAAGTTTTGTCCGGTCCGGGCTTGCCATTGATGCCCAGCCCGAGCCGGCTTCAATTATTGGTGCTGATTTCTTTTCCCAGGATAAGGATATCATTCGACGGGTGCTTACTGATCCGCCGGACCGAATTTTGACAGGAGAGCTTTATCCCCAGAAAGAAGATCTTGATAAGATCCAGAAATATATGATGGATGAAATGAATATTATGACCTCTCTCATTGATCTAGATAAATTTGTTGACACGCGTTTCGCCGATATTGCCGGTGCAAAATAA
- the ispD gene encoding 2-C-methyl-D-erythritol 4-phosphate cytidylyltransferase: MLSQNIAVVVAGGKGLRMQSTVKKQFIDLEGLPVIVRTLTAFDSHCRVDEIILVVPEQDLDFTCNDLLHRFSFFKPLHIIKGGATRQDSVGNGLNKALEICTLPERTFVLIHDGVRPFVGEKLVDRCLDGAMENGACIPSLSIVDTVKRADENDMVICTLDRKGLFRAQTPQIFRLDLIAKAAVHAQNTGFVGTDEASICEHAKIPVAMVDGTLFNIKLTSPQDLIFASIIIQAKKEAELAGHSDSFF; encoded by the coding sequence GTGCTATCTCAAAATATTGCTGTTGTCGTGGCGGGCGGAAAAGGTCTGCGCATGCAGTCTACTGTTAAAAAACAGTTCATTGACCTTGAAGGTCTCCCGGTCATTGTTCGCACACTCACCGCTTTTGACTCCCACTGCCGGGTGGATGAGATTATTCTGGTGGTTCCTGAACAGGATTTGGATTTTACCTGCAACGATCTTTTGCACAGATTTTCATTTTTCAAACCGTTGCATATTATTAAAGGTGGTGCTACCCGTCAGGATTCTGTAGGTAACGGGCTTAACAAAGCTCTGGAGATTTGTACCCTCCCCGAAAGAACCTTTGTGCTGATTCATGATGGGGTGAGGCCATTTGTGGGTGAAAAACTGGTTGACCGCTGCCTTGACGGTGCTATGGAAAATGGCGCTTGCATTCCGTCTCTAAGCATTGTTGATACAGTGAAAAGAGCCGATGAAAACGATATGGTAATCTGCACCCTTGACCGAAAAGGCTTGTTTCGGGCCCAGACGCCCCAGATTTTTCGCTTGGATCTGATTGCCAAAGCCGCAGTTCATGCGCAGAATACTGGTTTTGTGGGTACGGACGAAGCGTCTATCTGCGAACATGCGAAAATACCGGTGGCGATGGTGGACGGCACATTGTTTAATATTAAACTCACCTCTCCTCAGGATTTAATTTTCGCAAGTATAATTATCCAAGCAAAAAAAGAGGCTGAATTAGCAGGTCACTCGGATTCTTTTTTTTAG
- a CDS encoding HPr family phosphocarrier protein, giving the protein MNDTCGISFKEKANIFSYEYLQCILFIVGLNDDSYLFTKKLCSKLIITSHIMEDFLDFHGAKKNRDWLFYRAISAAIRHLSLACYSQRHTLDRFDFYDFGDQKHSAFKQEALDMLRFLQDAIHQAAPVALKEAKRLDITIPDSGYNLDYFPGIATAGQLEHNIDDAMPKSSQKKNLTRIASQFLELIRDFEQFTFYERYDLETIYKLVPDVINEVTIRSYEMRVHNIQSSFDSYVVTTLQSPDAELLNQLRSHFSIVFHILQVLGRLLHFYERHLYDTGFKHVYKNISLSLSDLIDPDTVLDRAMNYCLYYAGRFLSSGKAVATKVLNMNMESGTIEVGIPKDRGFHSRPSLLVAKIVQHYGGEVKLHVGKDQFDASSVLDMQWAGGKIKKEEIETVVFKGDSRALNDLKILAGVNYGEDHMGKGIPLPTELSYLI; this is encoded by the coding sequence ATGAATGACACCTGTGGCATATCTTTTAAGGAAAAAGCAAATATCTTTTCATATGAGTATCTTCAGTGTATTTTGTTCATTGTTGGATTGAATGACGACAGTTATCTTTTCACCAAGAAACTTTGTTCAAAACTGATCATCACCTCCCACATCATGGAAGATTTTCTTGATTTTCATGGTGCAAAAAAAAATAGGGACTGGTTGTTTTATCGTGCAATATCAGCCGCAATTCGGCACCTTTCCCTTGCCTGTTATTCCCAGCGTCACACCTTGGACCGGTTCGATTTTTACGATTTCGGGGATCAGAAGCATAGCGCCTTTAAGCAGGAAGCGCTTGATATGCTTCGATTTCTACAGGATGCCATTCATCAGGCAGCACCTGTTGCCTTGAAGGAAGCAAAACGTCTGGATATCACCATCCCTGATTCCGGCTATAACCTGGACTATTTTCCCGGCATTGCCACTGCCGGTCAGCTGGAACATAATATTGACGATGCCATGCCCAAAAGCAGTCAGAAAAAAAATTTAACACGGATTGCAAGTCAGTTTCTTGAATTGATCCGGGATTTTGAACAGTTTACGTTTTATGAACGCTATGACCTTGAGACGATTTACAAGCTTGTCCCTGATGTTATCAACGAGGTGACAATTAGAAGCTATGAGATGCGTGTGCATAATATTCAGTCTTCCTTTGATTCCTATGTTGTCACTACGTTGCAGTCTCCTGATGCTGAACTGTTAAACCAGTTGCGCAGTCATTTTTCCATCGTTTTTCATATTCTGCAGGTGCTGGGGCGGTTGCTTCATTTTTATGAGCGTCACCTCTATGATACCGGCTTTAAACATGTTTATAAAAATATTAGTCTCTCCCTTTCCGATCTTATTGATCCGGATACTGTTTTGGATCGTGCCATGAATTATTGTCTGTATTATGCAGGCCGTTTTTTATCCTCCGGCAAGGCTGTGGCTACAAAGGTTTTAAACATGAATATGGAGTCCGGTACAATTGAAGTAGGGATTCCCAAAGATAGGGGCTTTCATAGCCGGCCAAGCCTTTTGGTGGCAAAGATCGTTCAGCATTACGGCGGAGAGGTCAAACTTCATGTGGGCAAAGACCAGTTTGATGCCTCATCGGTTCTTGATATGCAGTGGGCCGGGGGAAAAATAAAAAAAGAGGAGATTGAAACGGTCGTCTTTAAGGGTGATTCCAGGGCGTTAAATGATTTGAAAATTCTTGCCGGTGTCAATTACGGTGAGGATCATATGGGAAAAGGTATACCCTTGCCCACTGAATTGAGTTATTTGATTTAA
- a CDS encoding C4-type zinc ribbon domain-containing protein, producing the protein MSKPDIATLVKLQEAETQIVRLKDVLSEVEKKKTKLASRLKQFAAALKENTEELEMLKKNCLDAENEIKIVDARIIKSNETLRNVSTNKEYQVLLREVDDNKKRKDALETELLQIMEEREKSQAIVDESTKEYQQLEEQVKAEQNKIEEQTTKDRQLLDEYLESQKEIGVSLDPKLLDRFKRISKMNQGSAVAEAQDQVCLGCFMNIPPQLYIEVQRGNQLIFCPQCSRILYYRKH; encoded by the coding sequence ATGTCAAAACCAGATATTGCCACCCTTGTAAAACTTCAGGAGGCTGAAACCCAAATAGTCCGTCTCAAGGACGTTCTGTCAGAGGTTGAAAAAAAGAAAACCAAATTGGCATCCAGGCTTAAACAGTTTGCCGCAGCGCTCAAGGAAAATACCGAAGAACTTGAAATGCTGAAAAAAAATTGCCTTGATGCTGAAAATGAAATAAAAATTGTGGATGCGCGCATTATTAAAAGCAACGAGACCCTGCGCAATGTAAGCACAAATAAAGAGTATCAGGTTTTGCTCCGGGAAGTGGATGATAACAAGAAAAGAAAAGATGCCTTGGAAACAGAGCTGTTACAGATCATGGAAGAGCGGGAGAAGTCCCAGGCTATTGTGGATGAAAGTACAAAAGAATATCAGCAACTTGAAGAACAGGTTAAAGCTGAACAGAACAAGATTGAAGAACAAACCACTAAAGACCGTCAGCTTCTTGATGAATATCTTGAAAGCCAGAAAGAAATTGGCGTAAGTCTGGATCCTAAACTGTTAGATCGATTCAAACGCATTTCCAAAATGAATCAAGGGTCTGCCGTTGCTGAGGCGCAGGATCAGGTTTGTTTAGGGTGTTTTATGAATATTCCACCCCAGCTGTATATTGAAGTGCAACGTGGAAACCAGTTGATATTCTGTCCCCAGTGCAGCAGAATTCTTTATTACAGAAAACATTGA
- a CDS encoding Nif3-like dinuclear metal center hexameric protein — MPSVKQIIDIVDQIAPFALAESWDNSGLQVGDPDWQVSKILVALDVTDKALAEAERIGCDMLITHHPLTMSPEKQIDFSRMPGSAILISARSRIAIVSAHTNLDKAPDGLNDYLAEKLGIFCTDVFLADAMKNESLNEIQGLGRIGQLGGTMTLERLACRIKEKLGISGVRIIGNPENMVSTAALCSGSGGSLTNHFLDSGMDVYVTGDLKYHEARDIESHGKSAVDVGHFSSESIAVELLETRLRQMFDAVKYKIVINTYDQEQDPFLTI; from the coding sequence ATGCCTTCGGTAAAACAGATTATTGATATTGTAGATCAAATTGCTCCTTTTGCTTTGGCTGAATCCTGGGATAATTCAGGACTTCAGGTCGGTGATCCCGACTGGCAGGTGTCCAAGATTTTAGTTGCTCTGGATGTCACAGACAAGGCACTGGCCGAAGCGGAAAGAATAGGGTGTGATATGCTCATTACCCATCATCCTTTGACTATGTCACCTGAAAAGCAGATTGATTTTTCCAGGATGCCTGGGTCTGCTATTCTGATCAGTGCCAGATCACGGATTGCCATAGTCAGTGCCCATACAAATCTGGATAAAGCCCCGGACGGTCTGAACGACTATCTGGCCGAAAAATTGGGGATTTTTTGTACAGATGTTTTTCTTGCCGATGCAATGAAAAATGAATCTTTAAACGAAATTCAAGGTCTTGGGCGCATCGGACAGCTCGGTGGGACTATGACACTTGAACGACTGGCTTGTCGGATTAAAGAAAAATTGGGAATTTCCGGGGTAAGAATTATCGGTAATCCTGAAAACATGGTCTCAACTGCAGCACTATGTTCGGGGTCAGGCGGCTCTTTGACAAATCATTTTTTAGATTCAGGAATGGATGTTTATGTCACAGGGGATTTGAAATATCACGAGGCTCGGGATATAGAGTCCCATGGTAAATCCGCAGTCGATGTCGGCCACTTTTCTTCCGAATCCATTGCTGTTGAGCTTTTGGAAACTCGTCTTAGGCAGATGTTTGATGCCGTAAAGTATAAAATTGTAATTAACACATATGATCAGGAACAAGATCCATTTTTAACCATATGA
- the rpoD gene encoding RNA polymerase sigma factor RpoD: MAEKTSKSEQSVMIGKDEMRKLIKKGEETGVLSFAEINDAISDDLQSFEQIDDIVIQFQKLGIELVGDREKDASDIKSGKAKSPKKPSRSSKTKKTKNSGSRKGNDGEGLENDTDKKGGKSKLSSGRERSDMEFGAVTDPVKMYLKEMGMVTLLSREGEIEIAKKIEVGERDVLRAMLDCPLALNTIFMYGKKMEEKAMRPKHVLRDVDEGDGVVDEVTKQEKFLESLARIRDLHSQNQSCRDELENIRKGTKKYNTLGEQIDGNTEEIFELLKSWRFESNVIDNIEKSIRNTITWFKTVDNLLARCAKTFNVQPSTMLKQTKNQATFLEWAMSRSEINPDRATTLFNDIMALCGQVAQKKDLVKGSVEDLNAIVQGIEIGRKKADAAKRELVRANLRLVVSIAKKYTNRGLQFLDLIQEGNIGLMKAVDKFEYRRGYKFSTYATWWIRQAITRAIADQARTIRIPVHMIETINKLIRTSRYLVQEMGKEPSPEEIAEKMEIPIDKVRRVLKIAKEPISLETPIGEEEDSHLGDFIEDKKFSIPSEAAIDLSLAEQTRKILATLTPREEKVLRMRFGIGEKSDHTLEEVGKDFTVTRERIRQIEAKALRKLRHPTRSKKLKTFIEN, encoded by the coding sequence ATGGCAGAAAAGACCAGCAAATCTGAGCAAAGCGTGATGATCGGCAAGGACGAGATGCGCAAGCTCATCAAAAAAGGGGAGGAAACAGGTGTCCTGTCCTTTGCCGAAATCAATGACGCCATTTCAGATGATTTGCAATCTTTTGAGCAAATAGATGATATTGTCATTCAGTTCCAGAAACTGGGTATTGAGCTGGTTGGTGACAGGGAAAAGGATGCATCTGACATTAAATCAGGTAAGGCCAAGAGTCCAAAAAAGCCGTCCCGATCTTCAAAGACCAAAAAAACCAAAAATTCAGGATCCCGTAAGGGTAATGATGGCGAAGGTCTTGAAAACGATACGGATAAAAAGGGAGGCAAGAGCAAGTTGTCTTCCGGGCGTGAACGTTCTGATATGGAATTTGGCGCGGTTACTGATCCTGTGAAAATGTACCTCAAAGAAATGGGTATGGTAACCCTGCTCAGCCGTGAAGGTGAGATTGAGATTGCCAAAAAAATTGAGGTTGGAGAACGGGATGTTCTGAGGGCTATGCTGGATTGTCCTTTGGCGCTGAATACCATTTTTATGTACGGAAAAAAAATGGAAGAAAAGGCCATGCGGCCCAAGCATGTACTCAGGGATGTGGATGAGGGTGATGGGGTTGTTGATGAAGTCACTAAACAGGAAAAATTCCTTGAATCCTTAGCCCGGATAAGAGATTTACATTCCCAAAATCAGTCCTGCCGAGATGAGCTTGAGAACATCAGAAAAGGCACAAAAAAATACAACACGCTTGGAGAACAGATTGACGGGAATACTGAAGAAATTTTTGAGTTGCTTAAAAGCTGGCGATTTGAATCCAATGTCATTGATAATATTGAAAAGAGTATCAGAAACACAATAACCTGGTTTAAAACCGTGGATAATTTGCTGGCCAGATGTGCGAAAACGTTTAATGTTCAGCCCAGCACGATGCTTAAACAAACAAAAAACCAGGCTACTTTTCTTGAATGGGCCATGTCAAGAAGCGAAATTAACCCGGATCGTGCGACCACTCTTTTTAATGATATTATGGCGTTGTGCGGTCAGGTTGCTCAAAAAAAGGATTTGGTAAAAGGCAGTGTAGAAGATCTTAATGCAATTGTTCAAGGGATTGAAATAGGTCGCAAAAAAGCGGATGCTGCCAAACGTGAACTGGTTCGTGCAAATCTAAGGCTTGTGGTAAGTATTGCCAAAAAATACACTAACAGGGGACTACAGTTCCTTGATTTGATCCAGGAAGGCAATATCGGTTTGATGAAGGCGGTGGATAAATTTGAGTACCGTCGGGGATATAAGTTCTCCACATATGCCACTTGGTGGATCCGCCAAGCCATTACCCGTGCTATTGCAGATCAGGCCAGAACCATCAGAATTCCCGTTCATATGATCGAAACTATTAACAAATTGATCCGTACCTCCCGTTATCTGGTCCAGGAGATGGGCAAGGAGCCCTCCCCCGAAGAAATTGCAGAAAAAATGGAAATCCCCATTGATAAGGTTCGGCGGGTACTTAAGATTGCCAAGGAGCCTATATCTCTTGAAACCCCCATCGGTGAAGAAGAAGACAGTCATCTTGGGGATTTTATCGAGGATAAGAAATTTTCTATTCCTTCCGAAGCCGCCATTGATTTAAGCCTTGCCGAACAGACACGTAAAATATTGGCGACACTGACACCTAGAGAGGAAAAAGTGTTGAGGATGCGTTTTGGTATTGGCGAAAAGTCCGATCATACGTTGGAAGAAGTTGGAAAGGACTTTACCGTTACAAGGGAGCGTATTCGTCAGATTGAAGCTAAGGCCTTGCGTAAACTTCGTCACCCGACCAGGAGTAAAAAGCTCAAAACGTTTATTGAGAATTAA
- the dnaG gene encoding DNA primase, whose amino-acid sequence MMIPEEKIAEILAASDIFDIVSEAVILKKSGRNFFGLCPFHSEKTPSFSVNPDKQIFHCFGCGVGGNALSFVMKYHGISFPEAVKMLARKYNIVVETRKMSPEQRKAVHTRESLFRLNKKVMLAYTKFLNDPTKGRSARQYLERRGTSQQIIEQFQLGYASDAWEAIVNLLRKENVAKGVAIGSGLVLEKKQKNGFYDRFRNRLMFPIFDINMQVAGFGGRVMDDSMPKYMNSPESPVYSKSRILYGLHAAKQACRRQGKVFIVEGYFDFLSLYQHGIENSVASLGTALTREHVRVLKGYATTMILVFDSDEAGIKAAKRSVDIFVQEGIDTRILVLPEKNDPDSYVMAHGRDAFLELAGNAKTVMQFLLQLALDTHGTSVEGRIKILDEMKRYLAVIQDYAVRSIYVRELAETLNIDEKAVLEKVKDAYEKQASRQVRGSLIPDGVDDSAKSVLESDPREKQILSMMLQWPELIPIAVEKKVLPCFYSRQLKQLGCLIVDSGMDTQNIVGAIMGRVETDEDRQLIASMAMEDYTGVQDPARTFAVLVNRVIKIKNKTDRAIVSELTKVKEGCGVDVIELLKRKQQQINQLHNS is encoded by the coding sequence ATGATGATCCCTGAAGAAAAAATTGCAGAGATTTTAGCTGCTTCGGATATATTTGACATTGTATCAGAAGCTGTTATACTTAAAAAATCAGGCAGGAATTTCTTTGGGCTATGTCCCTTTCACTCAGAAAAAACGCCTTCTTTTTCAGTTAATCCCGATAAACAGATTTTTCATTGCTTCGGGTGCGGTGTCGGTGGCAATGCCCTGTCATTTGTCATGAAATATCATGGGATCTCCTTTCCCGAAGCGGTAAAGATGCTGGCCAGAAAATACAACATTGTTGTAGAGACCCGAAAGATGAGTCCCGAACAGCGCAAAGCGGTTCATACTCGGGAATCTCTTTTTCGTTTAAATAAAAAGGTAATGCTGGCATACACAAAGTTTTTAAATGACCCCACAAAAGGCCGGTCTGCCAGGCAGTATCTTGAGCGGCGGGGAACCAGTCAACAGATTATTGAACAATTTCAACTTGGATATGCCTCTGATGCCTGGGAAGCCATCGTCAATCTGTTGAGAAAAGAGAACGTTGCTAAAGGTGTCGCCATTGGTTCCGGCCTGGTGTTGGAAAAAAAACAGAAAAACGGTTTTTACGACAGATTTAGGAATCGGCTTATGTTTCCTATTTTTGACATCAATATGCAAGTGGCCGGATTTGGTGGCCGGGTCATGGATGACAGCATGCCCAAATACATGAACTCTCCTGAAAGTCCGGTATACAGTAAAAGCCGGATTCTTTACGGATTGCATGCTGCAAAACAGGCGTGCCGCAGGCAGGGCAAGGTGTTTATTGTCGAAGGGTATTTTGATTTCCTTTCTCTGTATCAGCATGGGATTGAAAATAGCGTGGCAAGTCTTGGTACGGCCTTGACCCGAGAGCATGTCAGGGTGCTAAAAGGCTATGCAACGACCATGATCCTGGTTTTTGACTCTGATGAAGCAGGGATAAAGGCGGCTAAAAGAAGTGTTGATATTTTTGTCCAAGAGGGGATTGATACCCGGATTTTGGTACTTCCGGAAAAAAACGACCCGGATTCTTATGTCATGGCCCATGGCCGGGATGCTTTTCTTGAGCTTGCAGGTAATGCAAAAACCGTGATGCAGTTTTTGCTCCAGTTGGCCTTGGATACCCATGGCACTTCCGTTGAAGGGCGTATAAAAATTTTAGACGAGATGAAGCGATATCTGGCTGTGATCCAGGATTATGCAGTTCGTTCAATCTATGTTCGTGAGCTTGCTGAAACACTAAATATTGATGAAAAGGCCGTTCTTGAGAAAGTGAAGGATGCCTATGAAAAGCAGGCAAGCCGCCAGGTTCGTGGCAGCTTGATTCCTGATGGGGTTGACGATAGTGCCAAAAGTGTTCTGGAATCAGATCCAAGGGAAAAACAGATCCTTTCCATGATGCTCCAGTGGCCTGAATTGATTCCCATTGCCGTTGAAAAAAAGGTGCTCCCTTGTTTTTATTCAAGGCAGCTTAAGCAGCTTGGCTGTTTAATCGTTGACAGCGGAATGGATACGCAAAATATTGTGGGTGCAATCATGGGCAGGGTTGAAACCGATGAGGACCGTCAGTTGATAGCATCCATGGCTATGGAAGATTATACCGGGGTTCAGGATCCGGCAAGGACGTTTGCTGTCCTGGTTAACCGGGTTATAAAAATAAAAAATAAAACTGACAGAGCGATTGTCAGTGAATTAACAAAAGTAAAAGAGGGCTGTGGTGTTGATGTGATTGAGCTGCTCAAACGTAAACAACAGCAGATAAACCAGTTGCATAACAGTTAA
- the hisB gene encoding imidazoleglycerol-phosphate dehydratase HisB, with the protein MSRQAEVSRQTKETRINIRLNLDGQGKAEISTGIPFFDHMLTAFTVHGFFDLRISATGDLDVDFHHTVEDTGLVLGQAIQQTLSEKGGIHRFGDASVPMDESLSRVTIDLSNRPYLVYNIPSDLKSRGALDAYLAREFFQAVCVKGGFNLHINALYGENEHHVLESIFKAFGRSLHAATRPISKISGALSTKGCL; encoded by the coding sequence ATGAGTCGACAAGCTGAGGTGTCAAGGCAGACTAAGGAAACCCGGATAAATATCCGGCTGAATCTGGACGGACAAGGAAAGGCTGAGATCAGTACAGGTATTCCTTTTTTTGATCACATGCTCACCGCGTTTACGGTGCATGGCTTTTTTGATCTTCGAATTTCAGCAACAGGTGATCTCGACGTAGATTTTCATCATACCGTGGAAGACACCGGCCTTGTTCTGGGTCAGGCGATTCAGCAAACTTTGTCTGAAAAAGGGGGCATTCATCGGTTTGGAGATGCCAGCGTTCCCATGGATGAATCCCTGTCCCGGGTTACCATTGATTTATCCAATCGCCCTTATCTTGTTTATAATATTCCCAGTGATTTGAAATCCCGGGGTGCCTTGGATGCGTATCTTGCCAGGGAGTTTTTTCAGGCAGTTTGTGTAAAGGGCGGATTTAATCTGCATATCAATGCCTTGTACGGCGAGAATGAGCACCACGTTCTTGAGTCCATATTCAAGGCATTTGGGCGGTCTTTGCATGCTGCGACCCGGCCGATTTCCAAGATATCAGGCGCATTGTCCACCAAAGGGTGTTTATAA
- a CDS encoding putative metalloprotease CJM1_0395 family protein: protein MDIQAARIHSYHTYQSALEQGSDLISAFPGAESRVQDIPASQTRAEVEEPIDPASQTQEDEDAQKEEQSSKFDAQSTLTQDEKLLVEKLKKADAEVRAHEMAHIATGSEYITSGATFSYQKGPDGQNYAVGGEVSIDTSPEPGDPKATLQKMRRVRAAALAPAQPSSQDLKVASNAASQAAKAMAEIAQLVAEEQANQKETAVSDYTRQQVSQAYARTDNITGQTSQNSFHIAV, encoded by the coding sequence ATGGACATTCAGGCTGCAAGAATACACAGCTACCATACATATCAATCCGCCCTTGAACAGGGATCCGATCTGATATCTGCATTTCCCGGGGCCGAATCCCGGGTACAGGATATCCCGGCCAGCCAAACCCGAGCCGAGGTTGAGGAACCAATTGATCCTGCTTCCCAGACCCAAGAGGATGAAGACGCCCAGAAAGAAGAGCAGTCATCAAAGTTCGATGCACAGTCAACGCTTACCCAGGACGAAAAGCTGCTCGTCGAAAAACTCAAAAAAGCTGACGCTGAAGTTCGGGCTCATGAAATGGCCCATATTGCTACAGGCAGTGAATATATCACCTCTGGAGCGACCTTTTCCTACCAGAAGGGCCCTGACGGACAAAACTATGCGGTGGGAGGAGAAGTCAGTATCGACACATCCCCTGAACCCGGAGATCCTAAGGCGACATTGCAAAAAATGCGGCGGGTGCGCGCCGCAGCACTGGCCCCTGCCCAACCATCCTCTCAGGATTTAAAAGTAGCATCCAATGCTGCGTCCCAGGCAGCAAAAGCCATGGCTGAAATCGCACAACTTGTGGCAGAAGAGCAAGCCAATCAGAAAGAGACGGCAGTATCAGATTATACCCGGCAGCAGGTTTCCCAAGCATATGCCAGAACAGACAATATAACCGGCCAGACTTCCCAAAATTCATTCCACATCGCAGTCTAA
- a CDS encoding flagellar basal body rod C-terminal domain-containing protein produces MILLDINCEKLEVKTMDMTIRNNASALRAFSNQMRVSSNNIANALSDEFKADRAYNVEAENGQVQTSISQTQASAPMVEDPLKTDGSLKELSNTDIAEEMVVQIQAQNGFEANAKMIQAYDETTGTLLDTVG; encoded by the coding sequence TTGATATTATTAGATATCAATTGTGAAAAACTGGAGGTAAAGACCATGGATATGACTATCCGAAACAATGCTTCAGCTTTACGGGCTTTTTCAAACCAGATGAGGGTTTCTTCAAATAATATTGCAAACGCCTTGTCGGACGAATTTAAAGCGGACAGAGCGTACAATGTCGAGGCAGAAAACGGACAGGTGCAAACATCCATCTCACAAACCCAGGCAAGCGCGCCCATGGTTGAAGATCCCCTCAAAACTGACGGATCATTAAAGGAATTATCCAATACAGACATTGCAGAAGAAATGGTTGTACAGATTCAAGCCCAGAATGGTTTCGAGGCCAATGCCAAAATGATTCAGGCCTATGATGAAACTACCGGAACCCTATTGGACACCGTTGGATAA
- a CDS encoding C40 family peptidase — MGTPYRWGGLSPKGFDCSGLVVYAYKKIGIHVPRTAKSQFKNCTSINRRNIKPADLVFFSVPRRRGVVHVGIYIGKGQFVHAPGRGRKVRRASLNNIYFKQHFIKAGNFFKKDAG; from the coding sequence GTGGGTACGCCCTATCGCTGGGGCGGCCTTTCACCCAAAGGATTTGACTGCTCAGGGTTAGTGGTATATGCCTACAAAAAAATCGGAATTCATGTGCCAAGGACAGCCAAATCCCAGTTTAAAAACTGCACATCAATCAATCGTAGAAACATCAAACCTGCGGACCTGGTCTTTTTTTCCGTACCCAGAAGAAGAGGCGTTGTGCATGTAGGGATTTACATCGGCAAAGGTCAATTTGTCCACGCACCAGGCAGGGGACGCAAGGTCAGGCGCGCCTCATTAAATAATATATATTTCAAACAACATTTTATCAAAGCAGGAAATTTTTTTAAGAAAGACGCCGGATAA